One genomic segment of Occultella kanbiaonis includes these proteins:
- the murA gene encoding UDP-N-acetylglucosamine 1-carboxyvinyltransferase — translation MNQLRVHGGSPLSGEITVRGAKNFVSKAMVAALLGEEPSELRNIPDISDVNVVSGLLKLHGVIVERDVQGGVIRLDPRNVESAHKADIDTHAGSSRIPILLCGPLVHRLGEAFIPDLGGCRIGDRPIDYHLGILRQFGAQVDKLDTGILITAPRGLHGTKVELPYPSVGATEQLLLTAVRAQGLTELRNAAIEPEIMDLIAVLQRMGAIISVDTDRTIRVEGVDRLGGFTHTALPDRIEAASWASAALATRGDVYVRGARQADMMTFLNTFRKVGGAFDIDDGGIRFRHPGTDLNSIVLETDVHPGFMTDWQQPLVVALTQAAGLSIVHETVYEKRFGFTDALVRMGATIQVYRECLGSLQCRFGQRNFLHSAVVSGPTPLRAADIEVPDLRGGFSHLIAALAAEGTSRVRGIGLINRGYENFTAKLEALGAKVETD, via the coding sequence ATGAATCAGCTTCGGGTGCATGGCGGGTCGCCGCTGTCCGGCGAGATCACGGTCCGTGGGGCGAAGAACTTCGTCTCCAAGGCGATGGTCGCGGCACTGCTGGGTGAGGAACCGAGCGAGCTGCGCAACATCCCGGACATCAGTGACGTCAACGTCGTCAGCGGTCTGCTCAAGCTGCATGGGGTGATCGTCGAGCGCGACGTCCAGGGCGGCGTGATCCGCCTCGACCCGCGCAATGTCGAGTCTGCGCACAAGGCGGACATCGACACCCACGCCGGTTCCAGCCGGATCCCGATCCTGCTCTGCGGTCCGCTCGTGCACCGCCTCGGTGAGGCGTTCATCCCCGACCTCGGCGGCTGCCGGATCGGGGACCGGCCGATCGACTACCACTTGGGCATCCTGCGCCAGTTCGGCGCCCAGGTGGACAAGCTGGACACCGGCATCCTGATCACCGCCCCGCGCGGGCTGCACGGCACCAAGGTCGAACTCCCGTACCCGAGTGTCGGCGCCACCGAGCAACTGCTGCTCACCGCGGTCCGGGCCCAAGGCCTGACCGAGCTTCGCAACGCCGCCATCGAGCCCGAGATCATGGACCTGATCGCCGTGCTGCAGCGGATGGGTGCCATCATCTCGGTGGACACCGACCGGACCATCCGGGTGGAGGGGGTGGACCGCCTCGGCGGGTTCACCCACACTGCGCTGCCGGACCGGATCGAGGCGGCCTCGTGGGCCTCGGCAGCCCTCGCCACCCGCGGCGACGTGTACGTGCGCGGCGCCCGGCAGGCCGACATGATGACGTTCCTGAACACGTTCCGGAAGGTCGGCGGCGCGTTCGACATCGACGATGGCGGGATCCGGTTCCGCCACCCCGGCACCGACCTGAACTCGATCGTCCTGGAGACGGATGTGCACCCCGGGTTCATGACCGACTGGCAGCAGCCCCTCGTCGTCGCGCTGACCCAGGCCGCCGGCCTGTCGATCGTGCACGAGACGGTCTACGAGAAGCGGTTCGGGTTCACCGACGCCCTGGTCCGGATGGGGGCGACCATCCAGGTCTACCGCGAGTGCCTGGGCAGCCTGCAGTGCCGCTTCGGCCAGCGGAACTTCCTGCACTCCGCGGTGGTCTCGGGTCCGACCCCGCTGAGGGCCGCCGACATCGAGGTGCCGGACCTGCGCGGCGGCTTCTCCCACCTGATCGCGGCGCTGGCCGCCGAGGGCACCTCGCGAGTGCGGGGGATCGGGCTGATCAACCGTGGCTACGAGAACTTCACCGCCAAGCTCGAGGCGCTCGGCGCGAAGGTCGAGACGGACTAG